One Glutamicibacter halophytocola DNA segment encodes these proteins:
- a CDS encoding ATP-binding cassette domain-containing protein, producing the protein MTMTDSAAAKAETREPILRARNLVKTFGRVVGLDGVSLDLYPGEVLAVIGDNGAGKSTLIKCLTGAEIPDSGELHVSGQQVSFKRPQDARAHGIETVYQNLAVSPALDVASNLFLGREIRKPGLLGSVLRMLDSKGMRQQAREELTRLGISTLQDVTVPVENLSGGQRQAVAVARAAAFGSKVVVLDEPTAALGVRESNQVLQLVRDLRERGLPVILISHNMPHVFDVADRIHIQRLGKCAATITPQSHSMTDAVAIMTGAATA; encoded by the coding sequence ATGACCATGACTGATTCAGCTGCTGCCAAGGCAGAAACCCGCGAACCGATCCTGCGGGCCCGCAATCTGGTGAAGACCTTCGGCCGCGTCGTTGGCCTGGATGGCGTGAGCCTGGACCTGTACCCCGGCGAGGTGCTGGCGGTGATCGGCGACAACGGCGCCGGCAAGTCCACCTTGATCAAATGCCTGACCGGCGCCGAGATCCCGGATTCCGGCGAGCTTCACGTTTCCGGCCAGCAGGTCTCCTTCAAGCGCCCGCAGGATGCCCGGGCCCATGGCATTGAAACCGTGTACCAGAACCTGGCGGTCTCCCCCGCCTTGGATGTGGCTTCCAATCTGTTCCTGGGCCGCGAAATCCGCAAACCGGGGCTGCTGGGCAGCGTATTGCGGATGCTTGACAGCAAAGGCATGCGCCAGCAGGCCCGCGAGGAGCTGACCCGTCTGGGCATCTCGACCCTGCAGGATGTGACCGTTCCGGTGGAGAACCTCTCCGGCGGCCAGCGCCAGGCGGTGGCCGTGGCCCGCGCAGCGGCCTTCGGCTCCAAGGTAGTGGTGCTCGATGAGCCGACCGCAGCACTGGGCGTGCGCGAATCGAACCAGGTGCTGCAGCTGGTGCGCGACCTGCGCGAGCGGGGCCTGCCGGTGATCTTGATCAGCCACAACATGCCGCACGTTTTCGACGTGGCCGACCGGATCCACATCCAGCGTCTGGGCAAGTGCGCTGCGACCATCACCCCGCAGTCGCACAGCATGACCGATGCGGTAGCCATCATGACTGGTGCCGCCACCGCCTAA
- a CDS encoding carbohydrate kinase family protein gives MNASSPHTDSHEILVIGEALIDIVATEQGSIAHPGGSPANVAFGLGRLGVDAGLLTALGDDEFGAKIQAHLGTANVKLLPGCLNLERTASATAVLAADGSARYEFDITWDLAPHELDPMPKIVHTGSIATFLEPGAEAVASLLAQAKGQALLTYDPNIRPALVGEHGKALETFKRMAALCDVVKLSDEDAQWLYPQLELEQVSEAILELGPILVVLTLGADGALLATRSDQVRIKAVRSEVADTIGAGDSFMSSLLHGLLAHGSAELSTAELEHLGRRAVAGGALAVRRSGAMPPTLEELTALLEEQHLAASYLGQPRRPPRSAGSRWHRGSIRRCGR, from the coding sequence ATGAATGCTTCCAGCCCGCACACTGATTCCCACGAGATCCTGGTCATCGGCGAAGCCCTGATCGATATTGTCGCGACCGAGCAGGGAAGCATCGCCCACCCCGGCGGCTCCCCTGCCAATGTGGCCTTCGGATTGGGCCGGCTCGGGGTGGATGCCGGGCTGCTCACCGCGCTGGGTGATGACGAGTTCGGCGCAAAGATCCAGGCCCATCTGGGCACCGCCAACGTCAAGCTGCTGCCCGGATGCTTGAACCTGGAACGCACCGCTTCGGCCACCGCGGTGCTGGCCGCCGATGGTTCGGCCCGCTACGAATTTGATATCACCTGGGATCTCGCGCCCCATGAACTGGACCCCATGCCAAAGATCGTGCACACGGGATCCATTGCCACGTTCCTGGAGCCTGGCGCCGAGGCTGTGGCTTCCCTGCTGGCCCAGGCCAAGGGGCAAGCCCTGCTCACCTATGATCCGAATATCCGGCCGGCATTGGTGGGAGAACATGGCAAGGCACTGGAAACTTTTAAGCGCATGGCGGCCTTGTGCGATGTGGTGAAGCTCAGCGATGAGGACGCCCAGTGGCTATACCCGCAGCTTGAATTGGAGCAGGTGTCCGAGGCGATTCTGGAGCTTGGCCCCATCTTGGTTGTGCTCACGCTCGGTGCCGACGGGGCGCTGCTGGCCACGCGCAGCGACCAGGTGAGGATTAAGGCGGTGCGCAGTGAAGTGGCCGATACCATCGGCGCCGGCGACTCGTTCATGTCATCGCTGCTCCACGGCCTGCTGGCCCACGGGAGCGCCGAGCTGTCGACTGCCGAGCTGGAGCATCTGGGGCGACGGGCGGTGGCCGGTGGGGCGCTGGCGGTTCGCCGTTCTGGTGCAATGCCGCCAACCCTTGAAGAGTTGACGGCATTGCTGGAGGAACAGCACTTGGCTGCAAGCTACCTCGGCCAGCCTAGAAGGCCACCCCGCAGTGCAGGATCACGTTGGCATAGGGGGTCGATTCGCCGGTGCGGACGATGA
- the rbsD gene encoding D-ribose pyranase, protein MLKSEILNAPLLGALATCGHTDTVVIADCGLPIPEGPVVIDLALVQGLPSFEQVLDVLARNMVIEHSTLAAEAKDGPVLQLCTSRGLEPGFISHDELKAELPAAKIIVRTGESTPYANVILHCGVAF, encoded by the coding sequence GTGCTGAAATCCGAAATTCTCAACGCGCCATTGCTTGGCGCGCTGGCCACCTGTGGCCACACCGATACCGTGGTCATCGCCGACTGCGGCCTGCCCATTCCTGAAGGGCCGGTAGTGATCGACCTGGCCTTGGTGCAGGGGCTGCCCAGCTTCGAGCAGGTGCTTGATGTGCTGGCCCGCAATATGGTGATCGAGCACAGCACCTTGGCCGCCGAAGCCAAGGACGGCCCGGTCCTTCAACTGTGCACAAGCAGGGGACTGGAACCCGGGTTCATTTCCCACGACGAACTCAAAGCAGAACTGCCGGCAGCCAAGATCATCGTCCGCACCGGCGAATCGACCCCCTATGCCAACGTGATCCTGCACTGCGGGGTGGCCTTCTAG
- a CDS encoding ribokinase encodes MQQDIQVTIVGSSNVDITALMARLPGPGETVLADSYQLSPGGKGANQALAAQLAGAATEFIGAVGKDSHSEVALGQLDGAGVKLDRVARSSQPTGVAIIQVDSGAENSIAVVSGANSTVTDQAVKAAGAIDGILVLQGEIPASGIKAAMNAATDRIVLNLAPVIELDRDYLLKANPLVVNEHEAEAVLHQLNPHLGLRFNGRYERLAAMLIEEGITSVVITLGASGCLVADKFPAENGGAQVRPLPAAKVKAVDTTGAGDAFTGALAARLANGEDLVQAAEFAGKFAALTVQAHGAQASYPRSLENL; translated from the coding sequence CAGGACATCCAGGTCACCATCGTGGGCTCAAGCAATGTGGACATCACCGCGTTGATGGCACGTCTGCCCGGACCCGGGGAAACCGTGCTGGCAGATTCATACCAGCTCTCGCCCGGCGGCAAGGGGGCCAACCAGGCGCTGGCCGCGCAGCTGGCCGGGGCGGCCACCGAATTCATCGGTGCCGTAGGCAAGGATTCGCATTCCGAGGTCGCGCTGGGGCAGCTGGATGGGGCAGGCGTCAAGCTTGACCGCGTGGCTCGCAGCTCCCAGCCGACCGGGGTAGCCATCATCCAGGTGGACTCCGGTGCGGAGAACTCGATTGCGGTGGTTTCGGGAGCCAATTCCACGGTGACCGATCAAGCGGTCAAGGCCGCCGGAGCCATCGACGGAATTCTCGTGCTGCAGGGTGAAATCCCTGCCTCGGGCATCAAGGCCGCCATGAATGCGGCCACCGATCGGATCGTGCTGAACCTGGCGCCGGTGATCGAGCTGGATCGCGACTACCTGCTCAAGGCCAACCCGCTGGTGGTCAATGAGCATGAAGCCGAAGCGGTGCTACATCAGCTGAACCCGCATCTTGGGCTTCGGTTCAATGGCCGCTATGAGCGACTTGCAGCGATGCTCATCGAGGAGGGAATCACGAGCGTGGTCATTACCCTCGGCGCGTCGGGGTGCCTGGTGGCGGACAAATTCCCTGCAGAAAATGGCGGGGCCCAAGTGCGCCCGTTGCCAGCAGCCAAAGTCAAAGCCGTGGATACCACCGGTGCCGGCGATGCCTTTACCGGCGCCTTGGCTGCACGACTGGCCAACGGCGAGGACCTGGTTCAGGCAGCCGAATTCGCCGGCAAGTTCGCCGCGCTGACAGTGCAGGCCCACGGAGCCCAGGCATCCTACCCGCGATCCCTTGAGAACCTCTAA